A window of Poecilia reticulata strain Guanapo linkage group LG7, Guppy_female_1.0+MT, whole genome shotgun sequence genomic DNA:
gaGATTCCTAACACACAATCGTCCATGTTGGTTTATCCTTTTAAAGTCTCACCAGACTCATCTTGCAAATGATTCTTAAGCTTATATGCCTTTATTCTTTTCTTCAgaggtgtttattttgttaacaCTTTATCTTATGCCCTGGAACTGACATCCAGCTTTATGAGCAAACTACACAAGCGATCTTTTATAGGCAAATAGACTTAACTTCGGAGATAAGAACCATATAACATATTGTAAATAGAgcaagcagaagaagaaacatgcAGCAGTACTGATCCTGCAGAAGTTTCTTCTTTCATGTAGCTTCCCAGTGTGCCATAAAAGCAGATATATCCAATAAATTGTAGAGTGATGAAAAGTGACAGTTTTGGCAGCTGCTTGTCACTTTAGTGTCCTGCTGtaattctttttaaaagcagtaaagGCGCCTTAtcagtatttatattttattggcaGTAATCACCCTTACTGTTTTTATCAATTTAGGCAAATCGATAAACACAGCTATTATATCACACAGCTGTTTTGTGACACTAACGCAATGCCTTATATCTCATGCTGTTCTGTTAGCAACTCAAAAGACGTTTTAGTCAGGCGTTTtagtcagatgagaccaaaactcaGCTCTCTAGAGTACATGAAAAAACCTATTTGTGGAAGAAAACTAGTACTGACCCTCACCCTCACCTCACCATCCAACggtgaaaaaaaccaaaaaaaaacaaaagcagcatcaCTCTGTGGGGATACTTTTCTTCAACAGGGACAGGCTCACTGGTCAGGATTGATGGAAATATTGGTGCAGCTAAGCAATggatatggtaaaaaaaaaaaaaacgaagctTGCTGCCACTGCAGAAGACTTCAAACTGGGATGCAGATTGTCCAGCAACCTCAAACATGCAACCAGAGCTTCAGTAGAAGGGTTTAGATAAATACATATTCCCACGCAAAGTCCAAACTGAGACTGTGGAAaatctatacaaaaaaaaaaaggtgttcaCAGTGATCTATATCTAAcccatgcattttttttcctatcacTTCACATTTATGGACTATTCAATCACGttaaaagtcaaagtcaaacaAAGACACCTTTACGTTTTTGGTTGTAATGCTACGTAACGTGAGAGGGTCACTCTTGTAAGGCACTGCATGTATATCTGCGCTAATTTCACCTTATCATTTAATATATCTCCTGTTCATTACATAAAGGTAAAATTAACTTCCTAGACCTGATAGCAAAGTCAGCAGCATGAGAGTAATAAGTACAAGTTGTATCATAAACCTTTTCCACGTTCTCTGATCTTATGTCCAAAGGGCAGAGTGAGCGCTGCAGCAAGAACAAAAAGCAGCTATGTTTGCAGAATGTGCCTCAGAATGTATCGGCTGGTACACCATGGATGAGAAGCAGGAGCTGGAGAACTCTGAGGAGCGGAAAGGGGTGAGTAACACTTCAGCGTTTGTTTTGTCCAATCTGTCCCTGTGACTAAATAATCTTTATGGATGACATTTGTGTTGGTGAAAGATTTTTCCTCATGTTCTCCCCTATTAGAGACTAACAAAAGTTTTGGTACTAGCCAGTCTCGTCGCCGCGTTTGGCTCATCCTTCCAGTATGGATACAACGTTGCTGCCGTCAACTCTCCGGCACCAGTaactattttcttgttttaacaaTCATTCATGCTAAGGTTCGGATCAGAGACGCTTTCAGCCGTGTTCTGTTCTCTGCAGTTCATGCAAGACTTTTACAACAAAACCTACATCAGTCGTTACAATGAGCCGATGGCAGAGAACCTCCTGACTCTGTTGTGGTCAGTGACTGTGTCCATGTTCCCGCTCGGAGGCCTCTTTGGATCTCTGATGGTGGCTCCTCTGGTCAACAAGCTCGGCAGGTAAAAACTCATTTGCAGCGAGCTCTGCAGTTCTGCATCTAGGAGCAGGTTGTgtctttaattagttttaatcGTGCAACAGGAAGGGCACCCTCCTCTTCAACAACATCTTCTCCATCGTCCCGGCGATCATGATGGGAGCCAGTGAGATGGCCAAGTCGTATGAGCTCATCATTTTGGCCAGGATCATAGTGGGAATATGTGCAGGTTGgacatttcatttgaaaacgtTTGTTGAACAAAAGCGTTCAACTCAATCGTTTTTCATGGTCTGTCACCTGGATGCAGCTAGCCCCCACAATTCCTTCAACTCTTAAAAAAGAattgtgtcaaatgtttgtgccgCCATCATCTTTACGGTATTAGTAAATGTCTCTAAAGGCAGTCAAAGATCAACCCCAACATCACAGAAATCAAAATTGCTACCTTTGTTCTGTTTcatgcagcagaaatgtttggcTGCTTCGGTTTAAAGGTCTATGTAGGCGAAAGGTCTGCCAGCACTCGCGTAACACCGAATCAAACAAAACGGGGGACAAACGTGTGCGCTGCTAAAGATTTAGTTTGTGCTATTTGAGTagttagtttttaaaagaaacatcttgtttaaaataattaggACTTTTCCAATTATTATATAataatttgaggtttttttttcttttttttaaacttttgtgtaGATGCTTGGGAGCCGAAAGAACCCACTGTTCATTTTACGCAGAGTTAATCTTTCTGAAAAGACTGTgataaaatactcaaaaaaataCTCAGTTTCTTTGACTGACGCTACATTCTGCCAATTTGCATAAaatagaaagaaacaaaatttgTATCATTTATCACTttgaagataaatgtttttgaccgtagatgtttgcagtttggtgacctaaaaatgtaaacatttaaattccccAATTAGCAAAACAATCAAATCTGGCCACCTCTCCTTtccttaaatttttttcttttggttgccTCCATTGACGTCTTTTGGTTCGCACTTTACCCCTGCACACTGCCGCTCCCcctttctttaagttttttatCATGATATTTTACTGTAGCCAATCAGTTTAGGATCAATACCTGGAAGTAAATTCacttactttgaaaaaaattgacaaagttATTAAGTTTAAAACTTGACCGCTTTATTATCTGGTATGAGTTTGATAATGACCTCTTGAGGATGATAAAGAACACGTCACTACATTTGTTTAACATCGGTTCGTCTTCAACTAGAACTACTTCCATATTCAGTCTTTTTGTTCACATAAACTGTACTTTAAAGTCACAgacttaacaaaaaaataaacctccTCTCATTCTCACATTTCAATGCTTTTATCACATAAAAGTAATTATGAAACGTGGCGCATCAATCCATGtagattaatttttaattgtAGTCACGTTTAATCAGATAGGATTTCCCGTGAGTTTGTTTCTTTGCCCTTTGACCTGTTATTGCACAGATTAATACTCAATAACTGTCAGATAACAAACATTTCCCCCTTGAATGAAACATCTTGATTCTGTTTGAGCACATTATGTTACaaaatcagtcagaaaaaaTGTTCTTGGTTGTAACATGATGTTCTTGGTTGTAACATGGTGAAATGGGAAAATGATACAAAGAttgaaatacttttgcaaagcgtTGCAGTTCAGGCTGGTGTACATATATTAATTTTACCCCATCCATGTTTGCAGGTCTGTCATCCAACGTGGTGCCAATGTATCTGGGCGAACTCGCACCCAAAAACTTGCGAGGAGCCCTTGGAATCATCCCGCAGCTCTTCATCACTGTTGGCATCCTCGTTGCACAAGTGTTTGGCATCAGGAGCTTGCTCGGCAACAAAACAGGTGCTCATAAATCCAAGTGGATGCTTGCCGTTATTTTGTTCCTCGCACTCAGCCGTCAAACGAAACCCTGACTGTACTCTGATCCAGGCTGGACCATCATGCTTGGCTTGACCGCCATTCCCGCTGTGATCCAGTTGATTTTCCTGCCGTTCTTCCCGGAGAGTCCCAGGTACATGCTCATCCAGAAGGGAGACGAGGAGAACAGCAGGAAAGGTGAGAACCCGGGACAGAAAACCAGCCGCTTTCCGTGGCCGCATCAAAACTAAACCGCAGTCgagttttggttgtgttttgcCCCTCTCAGCGTTGAAGCTTCTGCGTGGCTGGGAGGATGTGGACGAAGAGATCGAAGAGATGCGTCTCGAGGACCAGTCGGAGCAAGCAGAGGGTCGTCTGTCGGTGGTCTCCCTGCTGACCCATAAGTCTCTCCGCTGGCAGCTGCTCACCATCATCGTTTTGAACATGGGCCAGCAGCTGTCCGGGGTCAACGCGGTGAGGCGTCATTCATTAAAAACTCTGATATCTGTTTtacttgaaacattttataCTACAAAGCACCGCCATTTGTTAGCAGCCCTTTCCTCAGCTCTTTCAACAATGCGTTTCTTTCATAGATCTACTACTACGCAGATAGTATTTACGGATCTGCAGGAGTGAACGAGCAGAACGTCCAGTACGTTACAGCGGGAACAGGTGCAGTGAATGTCTTCATGACCATAACTGCTGTAAGTATCctgaaaaagtaacaaaaataaaaataaagtagaagaGCTGGAATCTGCAGTCTAATTGTGGCAGCTGGAAGCTTCAGCTCTGAACAGGAAGCTTGTTCTCACAGGTCTTCATCGTGGAGTCCTCAGGCCGAcggctgcttcttcttctgggATTCGGGATCTGCTGCGGGGCCTGTGTGCTGCTGACTGTGGCGCTCAACTTCCAGGTAAACTGCGAAAGCTGCAGAATGACTGGGATCCAACACGTCACTCTGGTGCCCTCtattgaccttttttttaatagcgtCCtctgtttttaaggtttttcttagttttttgtccactcttaaacattttaaagtatcagacatttttatttatggacaacaacaacaaaatagcaacctgaaaatatttttgtggcaagagaagtttttatttatagatctcAGTCTTGTTGCAAAAGCCTGTAGTGACCTTGTAACCATTTCCAGACTGATACATGTCAACGACATTCAGGAAATGAATCTGGCCTAGCAGACTGGGGAACGACCAGTTAAAGTCACACCCTGTGACAAAGCAGCTTTAGGGAAATGAGGATGTGTAAAAACATCTTCATACAACCAATGAAACAGAAAGTAATCGATTACTATTACAAGTCCATAGTTACTTTGATCAATTGACAAAAGTGTAGCAAAACTATTTCAGCTCTATTAGCTTACTATGATTGATAGGATTGTTGAACACTGTGTTAGAATTgggtattaatattttttcccctaaatCAAAGTTTTGATTCTTCAATTGAAAAGAAGTGTTTCTGATCGTTCTGTCTCCTTTATTTTTGGGATGGAAACATAAGACTTTGTAACTTTGTAAAGGTCccacataaataataattattaaaaaaaagtataatacACTCGGAagactgtgaaaatgttttaagcaATAAAGTTTAACCTTTACTTTCTGTAGTTCAATAAGAGAATGCAGCGATGTGTATATTTAATGCACACACTCCCCCCGCTTGGCTGTTTTCACTGCCTCTATTTCAATTAAGGTTATGAAAACATCCTGCTGTCATTATATGATATATCAACTGTCTGGATAAAGCAGGttgaaatgccccaaaacagtCTGAAGAAGCACAGGCGATcacaaaaagtgaagaaaaacaacaaaacatgacgtttttacaaaacaaaatgtcagagaACTCTTGGTAATTATAACAACCTGCTAAGTAACACTTGACAAGATTCGCTAccgcagaaaaataaaagaaagaaatattacagataattcatttaatttagacattttaatcAGGCAAGCAACTGACGTACGAGGCCCCAGTAGCAAAAACCTCTCTGTGGGCTTTGATAGTTTACACCTGCAGTTTGCACCTGGTCCAGGGAATAAAACGATGATCCCACATCTCTGTTTGCTGAGGTCGCTGAAAATCCGAGACACTAAAAACCAAAATGCCAGCAAGAACTTCTCAGTAATAGATAGACGTAGCCCAGAGCACAGTCCGCCCTTGAAAGCGTTGCATTCAGACTGATAGCAGTGACACCGCACAATGATGATGAATGAGCGTACAGGCAGTAGgcttctgtggaaaaaaaaatgctaatttatatcttatttatttattgctttactTCCTGTTAGACTTTAAGGCATCTAACACTGTGTGGGCAATTATTATTAGGCAAGACTTATCTTTGaggattatttttgttaatcaCCAACTGCAGAGCCCTTTGAGATCAAGCCCTAATATCTTTTTTAACTTCAAGAGTTCTGCATCTCTCTTAaaagacataatttttttttttttttttacttttcagagtCAGTCACATCCCATTTTACCTAAAGAAAAGAATCCGACTAATAATTTTAAGCATCTTGATACGTAGTGTTAACCTCCTTAGGTCCGTCATCATTACACGGATACACATCACCTACAGTGATTAAATCCATCAGCATTCAAGTTTGGAGTTAGAAAATATGCCTAAAAATGATGACGTGGTCAAAATACTCTCTTGCCAAAGTGTAAGAAGGTTGTTTGTCATTTCTGTTACAAACTAATGATGGGACTAATGAAAACATTGCCTGTCTGTTGATAGGCGAGCTTGTCGTGGATGCCTTACATCAGTATCATTTGTGTCATCATCTACGTCATGGGACATGCCATCGGACCCAGTAAGTCTGACCCACCTGTGGTTATTTACTCACATGCTGCTTACAACAGACCGCTCCATTATCTGAAGTGCTGCTTGGACCAGACATGTAATCACAGATTCTGTAAATTCAGCTCTCTGTCATGGCAGCCTCCACTCTTTTGGCTCGAGAGGACTGGTGCGTGTTGCAGTGTTTTGGTTGTAGTTAaccccgtgtgtgtgtgtgtgtgtgtgtgtgtgtgtgtgtgtgtgtgtgtgagagagcgaATTCCAGCCGTGGTGACCACTGAGATGTTCATGCAGTCGGCTCGGCCAGCAGCCTTCATGCTTGGTGGCGTCATTCACTGGCTTTCCAACTTTATCGTGGGCCTCATTTTCCCCTTCATGGAGGTTGGTGAAACAAGAAACACCAAAGCAGCTGAAGCTtatcatttcaatatgtttttattatgcgcaaatagtttttttgtttgtttgtttgttcaaagTGAAATCAATAAGGCAAGTCAACATTATAGCATTTATGTCTAGTAAAAACCTTTAGTTTCCTCCGCTtaacatatatatttacatttctactACAAAgggaattttatttaatagacaATCCAATGTATTtactccttgaacttttccatgttttgttttattgggattttgtgtcatagaccaacacaaagtggcgCAAGTAAAGCAAAAAGGATGCATggttttcatacattttctcGACTAATCACCAGGTTCCTTAAATAGCCACCTCTTCAATTAATAGGGTTGATCTGGTTTTATTAGATGTGTGTGATATTgcatattttagtatttatcTGGTGCCAAGTAAATACAGGGCTTGTACCTCTGATACCAATGATGCCagtgctctttttttgtttgatacATCATCCAATGTCTCATCTTTAGGTGTTTTTGTAGGTGTGAATTATTTGGTTCAAACCTAGGTCAGAATTCAGACATAGTTTATAAGTatctgcaaaatattttaatagcaTTAGCACAATTTACTTGCATTTTTTACCTAAATAAACACAGtgcaaaatattacaatttgagcaaaaatatttctttatggTAGATTTGAGAGACTACAATACAAAAATAGAATAACATTTCAAGATGTAATCTGAATCTAAAGTATCAATCTTATCCATCCAATACTGATACCAGCTTGTTATAGATATTTTGGATCCATCCACTCACATTTAGCTGGATAAGAAATCCACTGAAAGTTTCCAGTTGGCCTCGAGGTATGAaggggacacagcaaacatgtggaagaagttGCTTTGATTAGATGAGatcatttggacatttttggcAAAAGGTTTTATCAAGtgaaaaactaacactgcacgTCCCCCCAAGctacatggtagtggcagcagcatgctgaGGCTTCTGTGACAAGAACAAGGAAACAAGTCAGAGTTGATAGAAAGATGGGTtgagaaaaggttaaaaaaattcCACCAAAGACATAACCTCAAAAGACTATCTTTTTCAtcataattcatatttttgtgtaactttgtgttggtctgtcacacaaACAGTAAAATCTCACTAagataaagtttgtggttgtaaagtctCAAAACGTAAAAGTCTGGTGGCCATGaagattttttgcaaaaaatattttacggCTCAAGATTTTTGAGTTGATCCATGCTGAATCTGAGACTCCTCAGAAACCGCCATGACGGTGTTGCATTAAACGTTTAGAAGATATGGCCAAAGTTTGTAGCTAGAAGTCTGTTCATGTTcatttgccaaaagaaaaaaaagaaaaaaaaaggtttacatCCAGCGGTTCTGGATGTGTGACAGGTTTGTAAACCACTACTGGGCCTTTCCAGTAAGAAAACACCATGCGCCCATTAGCTTTGACGCAAGCCGTTCTCTTTTAATAAACATGCTGGCGAAACCTACAGAATGacgaaaaacacaacaaatggaaaagaaaacaagtgcGGAATGTGTTTAGGTAGATGAAACCAAAAAACTGGAAGAGCATTTCCATAAAATCAGCTCATCTCACTTCACCTCGACTTGACTTGTCTTCCTGACATATTTACAACCTCTCCTCCTGAGGACAAACAGATTGATTTTCCTGTCCTTCTCTCTTTCAGCGAGGCCTTGGCCCCTTCagcttcctccttttttccGTCGTCTGCTTTGTGACGCTGATCTACCTCTTGATGGTGATGCCCGAAACCAAGAACAAGACCTTCCTGGAGGTTTCCCAGATGTTCGGCGAGAAGAACAACCCGGAGACCGAAACCTGGGAGGAAGATTTGAAAGACAACAAGGTGATACTGGAGGGAATAGAGAAGATTACAGCcttataaagaaataaattataagCACTGAGAGAAAGTGCAAAATTAGCTGTGTGATGCAGCGAAAGACTTCAGTGGTTTTATTTAggctctgttctgttttttttgtgtttttttttattgtttttgattgttgattgtatctgtttttagctgtaccatgtagcactttgagatttttattaatgaaaagtgcgctataaattaaattgattattattattattattattattattattattgttctttgTCTTTACGAGGATTCAGACTCGGGCTGTTTGTCTTTGGCAGGCTATCTTTGAACATTCTTCTGCAGGTTAAAAATACGACAAGCAGATGCCACTCCACTGGCAGAGGTGTGAATGCGTGCACGAGTCATTAAAGAAACCAAAACCTTTCATGTAGGTCTTTATTTATGAAGCAAAGACATGAATACATGGAGGAAGCTGtgacacacattttaaatattgatctGCAAGAGCCTGACGGGCATTTTATCCTTCATGAccataaacatttcaaaagNNNNNNNNNNNNNNNNNNNNNNNNNNNNNNNNNNNNNNNNNNNNNNNNNNNNNNNNNNNNNNNNNNNNNNNNNNNNNNNNNNNNNNNNNNNNNTGCAGAGTGGTAAGCTCGTTTTAAAGCCCAGCAGAGGAGGGTTTTCAGGAGTACGGTGGTATATTTCAAAGTTAGGACCTTTCCACGGGAAACAAATGGGAATACACCTCAGTTTTGCagcttgtaaaaataatttattgcattaTTGGGATTACAACAACCATATTTCAAGGATATACACTTTTTACTATTCCTCACATTCACGCTTACTGCCAGGGGGATTGAGGGCACACAACCCCCCACATGCACTCTGCATTCCTCCACAGATGATTTCCACAACCCCAGGCTATATTGAAGCCTCACATTCGAGTTGTTTATGGTttgcaaatatttctctttATAACAAAAGTACGTTTTAATGCTCATGCATGCGTATGATGTTTAAATGACCTCCAAATGCCAGTTAATTCCCCTCAAATTCACACGGAGGGCgtcaaatttgaaatatttcactcggAAGTTAATGAAAACGTGCAGCCACATCAGGAACACCTGTACTGGTTGTCCAGCTGCACGCCGCCGTACATCTTGAACCTGCTGCTCCCCCAGCTCAACACGTTCCCCACCACGGTGCTGTTCCTCTCGCACAAAACCTGGTCTCGGATCTCCGCGGTGGTCAGCACGTAGTCCCACACGTTCACGTCCGTCATCTTGCCCACGAAGGCGTCCGAGTCGGAGATCCCCAGGACCCCGTCCTGGTCTTTGCCCAACACGAACGCGCCGGCGAGGTTGATTCTGTGGCTGCTCTGCAGGTGCCTCTGCTCCCCCACCTTGCCGTTGATCCACAGGTCCACCCCGCCCGAGTGGGACGACCAGGTGACGCAGTAGTTGGTCCAGTCCTGGGTGCTGAAGCCGTGCGGCATGTTGACAAAGTCGTCGCCGATCCAGAGGCCCACCTCCCTCGCATTCGCGTCCTCGCTGATGGAGACCATCAGCTCGTTGTCGTGGATGCCGCTGGAGTAGGAGAGGACGGTGTGGACCCCCGGGGCCCGGAGGAGAACGTGCATGCAGACGGTGAAGGCGTCCAGATCCATGCGGCCGAGGGGAGCCAGAGCGTAGCTGACGGAGTTTCTGTCTTCAAAGTTGAGCACCAGAGGGAAGAGTTCCCCTTGCTCTGGAGAAGAAATCAAACAACAGACATCTTTAAAGCGTGGCGTGGTTTTAAAGCTACTGGTGAGGTACTTTGGATTCTCTTTAGGCAAAGAGTcgggttttctgtttgttttgctatgAAATGTTGCACTCAAGATAAAATACCTGCCTCTACCGACATCACATACGGCAAATGTGACCacctattttttaattttttttttttgtgtggtcattttaatgagcttttttcttagtttttgttctcaaaaaCCTTTAGcttgtctgaaaataaaagctctttggttaattttttttttcatttacatgcttttatttttgtctaaataaaattcCTCACATTTGAGCCATATGACGTATTTAAGGAAAACGCATCAGCAATAAAACGCACGACAGCAGCTTGCAAAGAGGACAATGTCAGACTGTTACGACCAGAGCTCAATATTAAAGATCCTCAACGATCAAAGTAAGCTTTAAGCTTaacgtttttaaaaactaatacaCATATCTTCTTTGATGCAATCGATTAAGATGGTTTTTAAGTCACGAGCAACAACGATGTTTTCTTGCAGAACCACTTCATCGTATTACTTCTGCTTTAGCTGATCACGAGACAAACTGAAACTcgccacctttttttttatacttattAAATATACTTATTAAGGCATATAATAAATCAGCATTTCCGATCTGGCACTCGTCAGATGTTCCTGGTCAACATTGAGCTCAGTTCAACCCAATATCTCCACAATCcatcaaaatgttgttttttttctacccagATAATCAGATTGAATCTTGAGCCTCAAGAGTCGTGTGGTGCCATCAACCAAACCACACATAAAGCAGAAATGgcgggtgtttgtgtgtgtgtgtgtgtgtgtgggtgttatttttaaatattggcaTGTCAGACTTTGATTTTAAAGGCCGAACTATGATATTTAGCTGTGTGTTTATTGTGCAAAAAACTGTACCATATTTGGAAGGCCTTGAGCTCGGGCGTCCTCCTATTCCTGgagaggaataaataaaaacggttACAAAGGTCAAGAGGAGATTTTACATTTACTGCGCTCAGATCCAACAGTTTCAAGCACCTGAATACATATTCTTTCCAAGAGAAGTTATCAGGCCCTCGATCTTCAAGAGCTTAGATTCGATTTCGTCTTGCTGACAAAATGCTGCAGAGGCAAAAAGACCAAAgatgactgaaaatgaaagagagagagagagaaagaaagaaaaactagcTCTGCAGATTCACTCGGTTTCTGAGGAATCCGCGATTGACGCGTCATCACGCACTTCCTTTCCCAAGGCGTGGCATGAAGGAAGACTCCACAACGCGGTCGTTGAGCGGCTGAGCGATGCGGTAATCGTTCCACAGAGTCTTGTTGTCTACGTCCATCAGAGTGCTCTCCAGCTTCCTGATCTGGGTGCAGTGCAAAGAGGGCAAGAGAAATGAAACCAGTAGGACCGCTTCTAGTTGGGGCTTGCTCTCTCCATGTGTTtacccccctcacccccccctGGCGTCATACCTGGTTGTGTGACAGAGTGATGGGCGTGTCGAACACGGTCCAGATGATGCTCTCGAAGCAGGGGGGCGTGGTGAGGGAGCCCTCGTACCTGAAGAAGTGGCTGAGGTTCTCGGAGAGCATGGAGAGCACGTCGATGCTGGATATGTTCATGCTCTGACCTGATAGGGACGCAACGTCCAGTCACAGGAGCTCTGAGGAGGTCGAGCTACGAAGAGGAGTCTGCGCGTGCAGGGAGAACTCACCTGCATACTTGATTTTCTCCAGGTTGGATATGAAGTCGCTGTAATAGGTGTTCTCAAAATGACCATACTagaaaagaagcacaaagtCTTGGCTTACTTTACTCGTGTCAAAGGAAAACCTTCGTGTTACTCAAGTAGTTTTGCTTCGTAGAGTCACGCACTGTTACGACTTTACGCCTGGGTGCTTAAAAATCCCGCTTGGCGAGACTATAAGAGCAAAACAAATGTCTCTCACAAATATAGATCGTGTTTTCCCACATTAACGCTCTATACAGGTTAACAAAACAACTGTTCAAACGTGCTCAAGTCATGTTCTGAATTATAAAGAGATTGGGCTCCAAACCAGGCCATGGAAAACGGATAGTTGGAGGTTCTGATGTCACTTCCGGATCCAGGATTCAAGTGTAGAGATGGAGAACTCGATACATTATTTGAAGAGAGTGTcaagcctgttgcaataaacaaCTGATCAATTAATcgccttttaaataaaaatgaggttgatcattttcattctgactagtaatattttgtgaaggactggtttttatttcagttactattattattgttgttgttgttgttgttgttgttgttgttgttgttgttgctg
This region includes:
- the slc2a5 gene encoding solute carrier family 2, facilitated glucose transporter member 5, coding for MFAECASECIGWYTMDEKQELENSEERKGRLTKVLVLASLVAAFGSSFQYGYNVAAVNSPAPFMQDFYNKTYISRYNEPMAENLLTLLWSVTVSMFPLGGLFGSLMVAPLVNKLGRKGTLLFNNIFSIVPAIMMGASEMAKSYELIILARIIVGICAGLSSNVVPMYLGELAPKNLRGALGIIPQLFITVGILVAQVFGIRSLLGNKTGWTIMLGLTAIPAVIQLIFLPFFPESPRYMLIQKGDEENSRKALKLLRGWEDVDEEIEEMRLEDQSEQAEGRLSVVSLLTHKSLRWQLLTIIVLNMGQQLSGVNAIYYYADSIYGSAGVNEQNVQYVTAGTGAVNVFMTITAVFIVESSGRRLLLLLGFGICCGACVLLTVALNFQASLSWMPYISIICVIIYVMGHAIGPKRIPAVVTTEMFMQSARPAAFMLGGVIHWLSNFIVGLIFPFMERGLGPFSFLLFSVVCFVTLIYLLMVMPETKNKTFLEVSQMFGEKNNPETETWEEDLKDNKVILEGIEKITAL
- the ca6 gene encoding carbonic anhydrase 6, with the protein product MEILSAFISAALVCLVNAGAHSDIHWTYKEGALDQMHWATKYPACGGKKQSPIDIQRRNVRFNQNMLQLELTGYDAQKGNFRMINNGHTVQIDLPPSMKITKGLPGQFTAVQMHLHWGGLDLEESGAEHTIDGSRYMAELHVVHYNSDKYKSFSEAKDKSDGLAVLAFVYDYGHFENTYYSDFISNLEKIKYAGQSMNISSIDVLSMLSENLSHFFRYEGSLTTPPCFESIIWTVFDTPITLSHNQIRKLESTLMDVDNKTLWNDYRIAQPLNDRVVESSFMPRLGKGTFCQQDEIESKLLKIEGLITSLGKNMYSGIGGRPSSRPSKYEQGELFPLVLNFEDRNSVSYALAPLGRMDLDAFTVCMHVLLRAPGVHTVLSYSSGIHDNELMVSISEDANAREVGLWIGDDFVNMPHGFSTQDWTNYCVTWSSHSGGVDLWINGKVGEQRHLQSSHRINLAGAFVLGKDQDGVLGISDSDAFVGKMTDVNVWDYVLTTAEIRDQVLCERNSTVVGNVLSWGSSRFKMYGGVQLDNQYRCS